A single window of Paracoccus albus DNA harbors:
- the phaR gene encoding polyhydroxyalkanoate synthesis repressor PhaR produces the protein MATTDAAAPLLIKRYASRRLYNTETSDYVTLEDIARFIREGREVKIVDLKTGDELTRQYLLQIIAEHEGRGENVLPVDVLTDLVRSYTSQAQSVVPQFLAASFEMLREGQSKIMENMSSMPTPMSSMPGFDQLQRQQQAFLKAMMGGWRGGSSGPAPDEMDNAENKDKGDMDDIRRQLAALQDKISKL, from the coding sequence ATGGCCACGACTGACGCCGCCGCGCCATTGCTTATCAAACGTTACGCCAGCCGGCGGCTTTATAACACAGAGACAAGCGATTACGTCACTCTGGAAGATATTGCCCGGTTCATCCGCGAAGGGCGAGAGGTGAAGATCGTCGATCTGAAAACTGGCGACGAACTTACGCGCCAGTATCTTCTCCAGATCATTGCGGAACATGAAGGCCGCGGCGAAAATGTCCTGCCGGTCGATGTGCTGACGGACCTTGTGCGCAGCTATACCAGCCAGGCGCAAAGCGTGGTGCCGCAATTCCTTGCGGCCAGCTTCGAGATGCTGCGCGAAGGTCAGTCGAAGATCATGGAAAACATGTCCTCCATGCCGACGCCGATGTCCTCCATGCCCGGCTTTGACCAGCTTCAGCGCCAGCAGCAGGCCTTCCTGAAAGCGATGATGGGCGGCTGGCGCGGCGGCTCGTCGGGGCCTGCACCTGATGAGATGGATAACGCGGAAAACAAAGACAAAGGCGACATGGACGATATCCGTCGTCAGCTTGCCGCGCTTCAGGACAAAATTTCAAAACTCTGA
- the phaZ gene encoding polyhydroxyalkanoate depolymerase, whose product MGKQPLKGLISYDAMETIRNTNEWLGASARAMASYPMFAMIPHPMFRLMSAWGRVTERSFSRMVIKPDWNLPPIAGADGQDHIVYVEPVLKRDFGDLVRFRVARRDPSPRKILLIAPMSGHYATLLRSTVTSLLPDADVYITDWHNARNIPVSKGKFDIEDYTEYLVEFMQHLGPELNVIAVCQPAPLALAATAILAERDPKSQPRTLTLIGGPINPDAAATDVTDFGNRHTMGELEYMVIQQVGFKYKGAGRMVYPGLAQLASFIAMNAETHTQAFVDKIIAEARGEGSEADRHNKFYDEYLAVMDMTAEFYLSTVERIFKGLEIAENRFTVNGKPVDISKIKDVAVMTVEGANDDISAPGQCVAALDLCTNVPEDKKAQHLEPGAGHYGIFAGKSWRLNIRPLVLDFIDEASAEAERKPKRRRGAEPHTNVTEPLKDDSKVAV is encoded by the coding sequence ATGGGCAAGCAACCGCTTAAAGGGCTGATCTCCTACGACGCGATGGAGACGATCCGGAACACGAATGAATGGCTTGGCGCATCGGCGCGCGCAATGGCCTCTTATCCGATGTTCGCCATGATCCCGCACCCGATGTTCCGCCTGATGAGCGCATGGGGCCGCGTCACCGAACGCAGCTTCTCCCGCATGGTCATCAAGCCGGATTGGAATCTTCCGCCCATCGCCGGTGCCGACGGTCAGGACCATATCGTCTATGTCGAACCAGTCCTGAAGCGCGATTTCGGTGATCTGGTGCGGTTCCGCGTCGCCCGCCGCGATCCATCTCCTCGCAAAATCCTGCTGATCGCGCCCATGTCAGGCCACTATGCGACGCTGCTGCGTTCGACTGTAACCTCGCTCTTGCCTGATGCCGATGTCTACATCACCGACTGGCATAATGCCCGGAACATCCCGGTCAGCAAAGGCAAGTTCGATATCGAGGATTATACCGAATACCTCGTCGAGTTCATGCAGCATCTCGGCCCGGAACTGAATGTCATCGCCGTATGCCAACCCGCCCCGCTGGCACTGGCAGCCACCGCAATCCTTGCCGAACGCGACCCGAAGTCGCAGCCACGTACGCTGACGCTGATCGGCGGGCCCATCAATCCGGATGCGGCGGCCACCGACGTCACCGATTTCGGCAATCGCCACACGATGGGCGAACTGGAATATATGGTCATCCAGCAAGTTGGCTTCAAATATAAGGGCGCCGGTCGGATGGTTTATCCGGGCCTTGCCCAGCTTGCGTCCTTCATCGCGATGAACGCCGAAACCCATACGCAGGCTTTCGTGGACAAGATCATCGCAGAAGCACGCGGCGAAGGCTCCGAAGCCGACCGCCACAACAAGTTCTACGATGAATATCTGGCCGTGATGGACATGACGGCAGAGTTTTATCTTTCAACGGTCGAACGCATTTTCAAAGGTCTCGAAATTGCCGAGAATCGCTTCACAGTGAACGGCAAGCCCGTCGACATCTCGAAGATCAAGGATGTCGCGGTCATGACGGTGGAAGGCGCGAATGACGATATTTCGGCCCCCGGTCAGTGCGTCGCGGCGCTCGATCTTTGCACGAATGTTCCCGAAGACAAGAAAGCCCAGCATCTCGAACCCGGCGCGGGCCATTACGGCATTTTTGCAGGCAAAAGCTGGCGCCTGAACATCCGCCCTCTGGTTCTCGACTTCATCGACGAAGCCAGCGCCGAGGCAGAGCGCAAACCCAAGCGGCGCCGCGGGGCAGAGCCGCATACGAATGTCACCGAACCGCTCAAGGATGACAGCAAAGTCGCTGTCTGA
- a CDS encoding PHA/PHB synthase family protein codes for MERIESLTQRLTAALSRKPMHDPGVEGPGADLMVNASMAMAKMWAEQPARVLEQQVKYWGATFARYAEMQSQFAKGKLTAPQDEEPETDKRFKNPLWQSHPYFNMVKNQYQINAQAMREAAAGLDMDSDVDQHRLTWLTNQVIDMFAPTNFFATNPDAIERALETEGESLVKGLENLVRDIESNGGELVVSLADRNAFAVGENIGTAPGRVVRQEPLYELIQFSPTTEQVHATPVVIFPPWINKFYILDLKPENSLIRWIVDQGYTLFVVSWKNPDVSYAGTGLEDYVSAYLSVMDAVEEITAQPKLNAVGYCIGGTTLSLTLGLMEQRGDDRVESATFFTTLTDFSEQGEFTPFLQEDFVEGIAAEVERNGIFASQLMTRTMSFLRANDLVWGPAIRSYMMGETPPAFDLLYWNGDATNLPGKMTVDYLRGLCQQNLLVGDGFPVHGHNVSVKDITLPVCAIGCETDHIAPWKYSWRGVAQMASTDKRFILSESGHIAGIVNPPSKKKYGHYTGSGNFDEGPETWQTESKFAEGSWWPTWEKWLAERSGDMVPAREPAEGLGPSPGSYVHERH; via the coding sequence ATGGAGCGGATCGAATCGCTCACGCAACGTCTGACCGCAGCCCTGTCGCGCAAGCCGATGCACGATCCGGGGGTTGAGGGGCCGGGCGCAGACCTGATGGTCAATGCCAGCATGGCTATGGCTAAAATGTGGGCGGAACAACCTGCGCGAGTCCTTGAACAGCAGGTGAAATACTGGGGCGCGACCTTTGCGCGCTACGCAGAAATGCAGTCTCAGTTCGCCAAGGGAAAATTGACCGCACCGCAAGATGAAGAGCCGGAGACGGACAAGCGTTTCAAAAACCCGCTCTGGCAAAGCCATCCCTACTTCAACATGGTCAAGAACCAGTACCAGATCAACGCACAGGCCATGCGTGAAGCCGCGGCCGGGCTTGATATGGACAGCGATGTCGATCAGCACAGGCTGACCTGGCTGACCAATCAGGTCATCGATATGTTCGCGCCGACGAATTTCTTCGCCACCAATCCCGATGCCATCGAACGCGCATTGGAAACCGAGGGTGAGAGCCTGGTGAAGGGGTTGGAGAACCTGGTGCGTGATATCGAGAGCAACGGCGGAGAGCTGGTGGTCTCGCTTGCTGACCGCAATGCCTTTGCGGTGGGTGAGAATATCGGAACCGCGCCGGGCAGGGTGGTCCGGCAGGAACCCCTGTATGAGTTGATCCAGTTCTCTCCCACGACAGAGCAGGTGCACGCAACACCGGTCGTGATCTTTCCGCCCTGGATCAACAAGTTCTACATTCTCGATCTCAAGCCCGAAAACAGCCTGATCCGATGGATCGTCGATCAGGGGTATACGCTGTTCGTGGTGTCATGGAAGAACCCGGATGTCAGCTATGCCGGGACGGGCCTAGAAGATTATGTCAGCGCCTATCTGTCCGTGATGGATGCAGTGGAAGAGATCACCGCGCAACCGAAACTGAACGCGGTCGGCTACTGCATCGGGGGCACGACGCTTTCGCTGACGCTGGGCCTGATGGAGCAGCGCGGGGATGACCGTGTCGAATCCGCGACTTTCTTTACCACACTGACCGATTTCAGCGAGCAGGGGGAGTTCACGCCATTCCTTCAGGAGGATTTCGTCGAAGGGATCGCGGCGGAGGTCGAACGGAACGGGATTTTTGCATCGCAGCTCATGACCCGCACGATGAGCTTTCTGCGCGCCAATGATCTTGTCTGGGGACCGGCCATCCGGTCCTATATGATGGGCGAGACGCCACCGGCATTCGATCTGCTTTACTGGAACGGGGATGCGACGAATCTGCCCGGAAAAATGACGGTCGATTATCTGCGCGGTCTCTGCCAGCAGAACCTGTTGGTCGGCGACGGCTTCCCGGTGCATGGGCACAATGTCTCGGTCAAGGATATTACGCTGCCGGTTTGCGCGATCGGCTGCGAGACTGATCATATCGCCCCGTGGAAATACAGTTGGCGCGGCGTGGCACAGATGGCTTCGACGGATAAGCGCTTCATCCTGTCTGAATCGGGCCATATCGCCGGGATCGTCAATCCACCCAGCAAGAAGAAATATGGTCACTACACTGGCAGCGGCAATTTCGATGAGGGTCCGGAAACCTGGCAAACAGAATCGAAATTCGCCGAAGGCAGCTGGTGGCCGACATGGGAGAAATGGCTGGCCGAGCGTTCTGGTGACATGGTTCCCGCGCGCGAGCCTGCGGAAGGGCTGGGACCCTCGCCGGGCAGCTATGTCCACGAACGCCACTGA
- a CDS encoding metallophosphoesterase, which produces MTHWFTADLHFGDEGILRYFGRPFRSITEMNNAIIDAIATRLKDGDDLWVLGDVADTSSGGEELARTLIERLPGRKHLIRGNHDDAAITSLPWTSHHDLTEITDGSERFVLCHYPLLSWNGARQGAIQLFGHVHDRWPGSDRQVNVGVDLWDFAPANAADIVIRAAGQKSLNIADQIEGVG; this is translated from the coding sequence ATGACTCATTGGTTCACCGCTGACCTGCATTTTGGCGATGAGGGTATCCTGCGCTACTTCGGGCGACCATTCAGAAGCATCACCGAGATGAACAACGCCATAATTGACGCCATCGCCACACGGCTGAAGGACGGCGACGATCTCTGGGTGCTGGGCGATGTCGCCGATACAAGCTCAGGGGGCGAAGAGCTTGCCCGGACCCTGATCGAGCGCCTGCCGGGTCGAAAGCACCTCATTCGCGGCAATCACGACGATGCAGCGATAACCAGCCTGCCATGGACCAGCCACCACGATCTGACCGAGATCACGGACGGGTCGGAGCGCTTTGTGCTCTGCCACTACCCGCTGCTGTCATGGAACGGTGCGCGACAAGGAGCCATCCAGCTTTTCGGGCATGTTCATGACCGCTGGCCGGGCTCCGACCGGCAGGTCAATGTCGGCGTCGATCTCTGGGACTTCGCCCCCGCAAACGCCGCCGATATCGTCATCAGAGCCGCAGGACAGAAATCGCTCAACATCGCGGATCAGATCGAGGGAGTGGGGTGA
- a CDS encoding Phasin, whose protein sequence is MAKSPDFTKTMQDMMANFPVDTSSMQDAFKTQSALNEKMAKVALSAAERSTEISAQWAKDTIARVGELTTKKDDASAYAKAFTDFASASAETASEHMSAFAEVAKKLQMETVDLMMAAGKDIADDAQKSAEKATQQAQAAVKKATTATKS, encoded by the coding sequence ATGGCTAAATCCCCCGATTTCACCAAGACGATGCAGGACATGATGGCAAACTTCCCGGTCGACACCTCGTCGATGCAGGACGCCTTCAAAACCCAGTCCGCTCTGAACGAAAAAATGGCTAAAGTCGCGCTGTCGGCTGCCGAGCGCTCGACCGAGATCTCGGCTCAGTGGGCCAAAGACACCATCGCCCGCGTTGGTGAACTGACCACCAAGAAAGACGACGCTTCGGCCTATGCCAAAGCTTTCACCGACTTCGCTTCGGCTTCGGCTGAAACCGCTTCCGAGCACATGTCAGCTTTCGCTGAAGTCGCCAAGAAACTGCAGATGGAAACCGTCGACCTGATGATGGCTGCCGGTAAAGACATCGCAGACGACGCTCAGAAATCGGCTGAAAAAGCCACGCAGCAAGCACAGGCCGCTGTCAAAAAAGCGACCACTGCAACCAAATCCTGA
- a CDS encoding AbrB/MazE/SpoVT family DNA-binding domain-containing protein has product MMQVKIRKVGNSSVVTLSAEMLAILDAKEGDTLYAVRTDDGGLRLMTEDPELQAVLAAAEDVMDENRDLLQALA; this is encoded by the coding sequence ATGATGCAGGTCAAAATCCGTAAGGTCGGTAACTCGTCGGTGGTGACGCTCAGCGCCGAAATGTTGGCAATCCTCGATGCGAAGGAAGGCGACACGCTCTATGCAGTTCGCACCGATGATGGTGGCCTCAGGCTGATGACGGAAGACCCCGAACTTCAGGCGGTGTTAGCCGCTGCTGAAGACGTCATGGACGAAAACCGCGACCTGCTTCAGGCGCTTGCGTGA
- a CDS encoding type II toxin-antitoxin system death-on-curing family toxin translates to MSDWLWVPLRAVLIIHDRQIARHGGAPGIRDVALLEAGCTRPLQLEHYGEPDVFDLAAAYAFGIAKAHAYVDGNKRSAFVTAFTFLRLNGAAKRPDPLIGVRMMEELASGDISESAFSAWLRGMEISD, encoded by the coding sequence GTGAGTGATTGGCTTTGGGTGCCATTGAGGGCAGTGCTGATTATCCATGACCGGCAGATTGCACGGCATGGTGGGGCACCGGGCATAAGGGACGTTGCATTACTTGAAGCCGGATGTACCCGCCCTTTGCAACTGGAACATTACGGTGAACCGGACGTCTTCGACCTCGCCGCCGCCTATGCATTCGGGATTGCAAAGGCGCATGCTTACGTCGATGGAAACAAGCGCTCTGCATTTGTGACGGCATTTACATTCCTGCGCCTGAATGGTGCGGCCAAACGACCTGACCCGCTGATCGGTGTCAGGATGATGGAAGAGCTTGCCTCAGGCGACATCAGTGAATCGGCATTTTCGGCGTGGCTGAGGGGGATGGAAATCAGCGATTAA
- a CDS encoding class I SAM-dependent DNA methyltransferase, translating to MPITVQEFVERWKDSGGSERANFQRFAVELTQLLGVEEPKLATSDDQNDGYRFERPVDFGPTSMRSHGFIDLYRKGCFILEAKQGAAGKAGSGTNQLPATDNNTPKQARTGHGVRGTRRWDDTMLKARNQADRYARAVAREDGWPPFLLVVDVGHVIEVYADFSGQGQGYSQFPDGNSYRIRLEDLTDETIRARLKTIWQNPLSLDPSLQAARVTREIATHLAALGKSLETQGHDSEAVARFLMRCLFSMFAEDVELIPKHSFTELLEKLRGHPEHAAPSLSGLWQTMNSGGFSQVLMQDLKRFNGGLFADASALPLNDAQLALLIEAAQADWKQVEPAIFGTLLERALDKRQRHKLGAHYTPRSYVERLVTPTIIEPLREDWKDVQTAVQRLTEDGKDGDARNLVHDFHRRLCEIRVLDPACGSGNFLYVALEMMKRLEGEVTALLEELGESQSSLGLSGMTVDPHQFLGIELNPWAAAVSELVLWIGFLQWHFRTHGQAAPSEPVLRDFKNITNADAVLQWTDRTPRMDADGNPVTRWDGVTTIRHAVTGEEVPDPAARVQVYDYAKPKATIWPQVDFIVGNPPFIGASRLRDSLGDGYVEALWKAYPKMPQSADLVMFWWEKAALAARAFDAKKGKGTRRFGLITTNSLRQTFNRRVVEPHLNDPKKPLSLLFAIPDHPWVDATLGAAVRIAMTVGAAGNRQGRLLSVVTESREQSEADGRAVTFDMQVGKIFANLQIGADVAGAKPLKANEGIANRGAFLIGMGFLGTKEELTSLSQGTDAIQKRVVRPFVGGTDLVQRNRQHWVVDFWGLDEKRVQSVYPALFQKILDEVKPARDQNNMKWRRENWWVFGDPARGYRAATAELNHMIVTSRTAKHRIFQTASPDFMPESEVVTFGLEKTFYISVLSSKIHVIWSLAAGSRLGMGNDPRYNSSLCFDPFPFPDLTEPQKTRLRELGEELDAHRKRQQAAHPTLTLTQMYNVLEKLRAGDRIEGKDREIYDHGLIAILRDLHDQIDAEVAAAYGWPADLTDEEILFRLVALNNERAAEEAQGHIRWLRPDYQNPEGRMAAAKDSQTAMDMGVVETAQKEPWPKTLPDQIAAVREALETAGEATPEQIARRFLRARTTSVQPLLESLAALGQATVLEDGRYAA from the coding sequence GTGCCGATCACAGTTCAGGAATTCGTAGAACGGTGGAAAGACAGCGGCGGTAGCGAGCGGGCGAATTTTCAGCGTTTTGCGGTCGAGCTGACGCAGCTCTTGGGGGTTGAGGAACCCAAGCTCGCCACAAGCGACGATCAGAATGACGGCTACCGGTTCGAGCGTCCGGTGGATTTCGGGCCAACCTCCATGCGCTCGCATGGGTTTATCGACCTCTACCGCAAAGGCTGTTTCATCCTTGAGGCCAAGCAAGGGGCGGCAGGCAAGGCCGGTTCAGGCACGAACCAGCTTCCTGCAACAGACAACAACACCCCAAAACAGGCGCGCACCGGGCATGGCGTACGGGGCACGCGCCGCTGGGATGACACAATGCTCAAGGCGCGCAATCAGGCCGACCGCTATGCGCGGGCAGTGGCGCGAGAGGATGGATGGCCACCCTTTCTGCTGGTTGTCGATGTCGGCCATGTGATCGAGGTCTATGCGGATTTTTCCGGTCAGGGTCAGGGCTATTCGCAGTTCCCCGACGGCAACAGCTACCGCATCCGGTTGGAGGACCTGACTGACGAAACCATACGCGCGCGGCTGAAAACCATCTGGCAGAACCCACTGTCGCTGGACCCCTCGCTTCAGGCGGCACGCGTCACGCGCGAGATTGCCACCCATCTCGCCGCATTGGGTAAATCGCTGGAAACACAGGGTCATGACAGCGAGGCGGTGGCGCGGTTCCTGATGCGCTGCCTGTTCTCCATGTTCGCCGAAGATGTGGAGCTGATCCCGAAACACAGCTTCACCGAGTTGCTGGAAAAGCTGCGCGGCCACCCCGAACATGCCGCGCCGTCGCTGTCGGGGCTGTGGCAGACGATGAACAGCGGCGGGTTCTCGCAGGTGTTGATGCAGGACCTGAAACGCTTCAATGGCGGGCTCTTCGCCGATGCCAGTGCCCTGCCGCTGAACGATGCCCAGCTTGCCCTGCTGATCGAGGCGGCACAGGCCGACTGGAAGCAGGTCGAACCGGCGATTTTCGGCACGCTTCTTGAGCGCGCTCTGGACAAGCGGCAGCGCCACAAGCTGGGGGCGCATTACACCCCGCGCTCCTATGTCGAACGCCTTGTCACGCCAACGATTATCGAGCCACTGCGCGAGGACTGGAAGGATGTCCAGACCGCCGTGCAGCGCCTGACCGAAGACGGCAAGGACGGTGACGCCCGCAATCTGGTCCATGACTTTCACCGCCGCCTGTGCGAGATCCGGGTGCTGGACCCGGCCTGTGGATCGGGCAACTTCCTTTATGTCGCGCTGGAGATGATGAAGCGGCTGGAGGGAGAGGTGACCGCCCTGCTGGAAGAACTGGGCGAAAGCCAGTCCTCGCTTGGCCTGTCGGGCATGACCGTGGACCCGCATCAGTTTCTGGGGATCGAGTTGAACCCATGGGCGGCGGCGGTCTCTGAACTGGTGCTGTGGATCGGGTTTCTGCAATGGCATTTCCGCACCCATGGTCAGGCCGCGCCGAGCGAGCCTGTGCTGCGTGATTTCAAGAACATCACCAATGCCGATGCGGTGCTGCAATGGACCGACCGGACCCCGCGCATGGACGCAGATGGTAACCCGGTCACCCGGTGGGACGGCGTGACCACGATCCGCCATGCCGTGACCGGGGAAGAAGTGCCGGACCCAGCCGCGCGGGTGCAGGTCTATGACTATGCCAAGCCGAAAGCGACCATCTGGCCACAGGTGGATTTCATCGTCGGCAACCCGCCGTTCATCGGGGCCAGCCGCCTGCGCGACAGCCTTGGCGATGGCTATGTCGAGGCACTGTGGAAAGCCTATCCAAAAATGCCGCAAAGTGCCGATCTTGTGATGTTCTGGTGGGAAAAGGCGGCGCTTGCGGCGCGGGCCTTTGACGCGAAGAAGGGTAAGGGCACGCGGCGTTTCGGGCTGATCACCACCAATTCGCTGCGCCAGACCTTCAATCGCCGTGTGGTTGAGCCGCATCTGAACGATCCGAAAAAGCCACTATCCCTGCTGTTCGCGATCCCGGATCACCCTTGGGTCGATGCGACACTTGGCGCGGCTGTGCGGATCGCGATGACCGTGGGCGCGGCGGGCAACCGTCAGGGGCGGCTGCTGAGCGTGGTGACCGAAAGCCGCGAGCAGAGCGAGGCGGATGGGCGGGCCGTCACCTTTGATATGCAGGTCGGAAAAATCTTCGCGAATTTGCAGATCGGGGCGGATGTGGCCGGGGCGAAGCCGTTGAAGGCGAATGAGGGCATAGCCAATCGTGGCGCTTTCCTGATTGGAATGGGCTTTCTCGGCACGAAAGAAGAATTGACATCTTTGTCCCAAGGAACCGACGCGATCCAAAAAAGAGTCGTTCGCCCGTTTGTGGGCGGCACCGATTTGGTCCAACGCAACCGCCAGCATTGGGTCGTGGATTTCTGGGGTCTTGACGAGAAGAGAGTCCAAAGCGTCTACCCCGCACTTTTTCAGAAAATCCTTGATGAGGTAAAGCCCGCGCGAGACCAAAACAATATGAAGTGGCGTCGCGAAAATTGGTGGGTTTTTGGTGACCCTGCGCGTGGCTATCGTGCAGCCACTGCTGAACTCAATCACATGATCGTAACCTCGCGAACCGCCAAGCATCGGATTTTTCAAACAGCATCACCAGACTTCATGCCAGAAAGCGAGGTCGTGACCTTCGGGTTAGAGAAAACATTTTATATCAGTGTTTTAAGTTCAAAAATTCATGTTATATGGTCTCTCGCAGCCGGGTCCCGTTTGGGAATGGGCAATGATCCTCGATACAACAGCAGCCTTTGCTTCGATCCCTTCCCCTTCCCCGACCTCACCGAGCCGCAGAAAACCCGCCTCCGCGAGTTGGGCGAGGAACTCGACGCGCATCGCAAGCGCCAGCAGGCGGCGCATCCGACACTCACTCTCACCCAGATGTATAACGTGCTGGAAAAACTCCGTGCAGGCGACCGGATCGAGGGCAAGGACCGCGAGATTTACGACCATGGCCTGATCGCCATCCTGCGCGACCTGCACGACCAGATCGACGCCGAGGTCGCCGCCGCCTATGGCTGGCCCGCCGATCTGACCGACGAAGAGATCCTGTTCCGCCTCGTCGCGCTGAACAACGAACGCGCGGCAGAAGAAGCGCAGGGCCATATCCGCTGGCTGCGCCCCGACTACCAGAACCCCGAGGGCCGCATGGCCGCGGCGAAGGACTCGCAGACCGCCATGGATATGGGCGTGGTAGAAACCGCGCAGAAAGAACCGTGGCCGAAAACCCTGCCCGATCAGATCGCCGCCGTCCGCGAGGCATTGGAAACCGCAGGCGAGGCCACCCCCGAACAAATCGCCCGCCGCTTCCTCCGCGCCCGCACCACCAGTGTACAACCGCTGCTCGAAAGCCTCGCCGCTCTTGGGCAGGCCACGGTGCTGGAGGATGGTCGCTACGCGGCATGA